A part of Gramella sp. MAR_2010_147 genomic DNA contains:
- a CDS encoding chemotaxis protein CheB, giving the protein MEEYRIFTIGASAGGRVAIEKVFEKIPAGINASFLIVVHSSFDMISSFSKHLNQKIALEVLDAQENMKIETGKVYVSASNQHMVIMNERISNSNGPRENLFRPSIDVLFRSAAVAFGNRNVGILLSGRLNDGTVGLEAIKKCGGLTIIQDPETAEYSGMPLTAQKFVDINQCLNLEEIGNFIVDIVDKPLPDKKDIPYSLIRESEIATNQKSD; this is encoded by the coding sequence TTGGAAGAATATAGGATATTTACTATTGGAGCTTCTGCTGGTGGAAGAGTGGCCATTGAAAAAGTTTTTGAGAAAATTCCGGCAGGTATAAATGCATCATTTCTTATTGTGGTTCATTCATCATTTGATATGATTTCAAGCTTTTCTAAACATTTGAATCAAAAAATAGCTCTGGAAGTTTTGGATGCCCAGGAAAATATGAAAATTGAAACGGGTAAAGTGTATGTAAGTGCATCTAATCAACATATGGTAATAATGAATGAGAGAATTTCCAATTCTAATGGCCCCAGGGAAAACCTTTTTCGTCCTTCCATTGATGTTCTATTCAGATCTGCGGCGGTAGCTTTCGGAAATCGAAATGTGGGAATATTACTTTCAGGGAGATTAAATGATGGCACCGTTGGACTGGAAGCTATAAAAAAATGCGGAGGATTAACTATAATCCAGGATCCGGAAACAGCTGAATATTCAGGAATGCCCTTAACCGCTCAGAAATTCGTAGATATAAACCAATGTTTGAATTTAGAGGAGATAGGAAATTTTATTGTCGATATTGTAGATAAACCATTACCGGACAAAAAAGACATTCCGTATTCTCTAATCAGAGAATCAGAGATTGCTACAAATCAGAAGTCAGATTAA
- a CDS encoding cold-shock protein yields the protein MQEGKVKFFNNTKGFGFIKADDSNEDIFVHSSGLIDEIREDDRVQFEVEQGKKGLNAVNVEVID from the coding sequence ATGCAAGAAGGTAAAGTAAAGTTTTTCAATAATACCAAAGGATTTGGTTTTATTAAAGCTGACGATTCAAACGAAGACATCTTCGTACACTCATCTGGTCTTATCGACGAAATTCGCGAAGACGATAGAGTACAGTTCGAAGTTGAGCAAGGCAAAAAAGGCCTTAACGCTGTAAACGTTGAAGTAATTGACTAA
- a CDS encoding dodecin family protein, whose protein sequence is MGIVKIIEVIATSEKSFEDATQNAVKEAAKSIKNIKSVYVKEMKAHVNGDAITSYAVNAKISFEKNA, encoded by the coding sequence ATGGGAATCGTAAAAATCATTGAAGTTATAGCAACCTCAGAGAAAAGTTTTGAAGATGCAACTCAAAATGCCGTTAAAGAAGCGGCTAAATCTATTAAAAATATTAAATCTGTTTATGTAAAAGAGATGAAAGCTCACGTAAATGGTGATGCTATAACCTCTTATGCGGTAAATGCCAAAATTTCCTTTGAAAAGAATGCGTAA
- a CDS encoding HPF/RaiA family ribosome-associated protein, with protein METIFEFVNIDKSQNLEAFSQKKLDKLENKYDWIVRANIYFKRDENQKPNGYITEVRLSAPGPEIFAQSNENSFEASIAETVRDLDRQCEKRKAKMSTH; from the coding sequence ATGGAAACTATATTTGAGTTTGTAAATATTGACAAAAGTCAGAATCTGGAAGCTTTTAGCCAGAAAAAATTAGATAAATTAGAAAATAAGTATGATTGGATCGTAAGAGCCAATATTTATTTTAAAAGGGATGAAAATCAAAAACCAAATGGATACATCACAGAAGTGAGATTAAGTGCTCCTGGACCGGAGATATTTGCTCAGTCTAATGAGAATTCTTTTGAAGCTTCTATTGCAGAAACTGTAAGAGATCTGGATAGACAATGCGAAAAGCGAAAAGCTAAAATGAGCACTCATTAA
- a CDS encoding cold shock domain-containing protein, translated as MARSGQTQNKREKEKKKLKKRKEKEAKKLERKENSNKGGSFEDMIAYVDADGNLTDTPPDPSQKVEVEAENIEIAIPKKEDREYDEPETDTEGKVSFFDHSKGFGFIIGKTTGEKYFVHVSGLIDEIDENDKVSFELEQGMKGLNAVRVKQI; from the coding sequence ATGGCAAGATCCGGACAAACCCAAAACAAAAGAGAAAAAGAAAAAAAGAAGCTTAAAAAGCGTAAGGAAAAAGAAGCTAAAAAACTGGAGAGAAAAGAGAACTCTAACAAAGGTGGTTCTTTTGAAGATATGATCGCTTATGTAGATGCAGATGGGAATCTAACAGATACTCCACCAGATCCATCACAAAAAGTAGAAGTTGAAGCTGAAAATATTGAGATCGCTATCCCAAAGAAAGAGGATAGAGAATATGACGAACCTGAAACAGATACCGAAGGAAAAGTTTCATTTTTTGATCATTCTAAAGGTTTTGGATTCATTATTGGGAAAACGACCGGTGAGAAATATTTTGTACACGTAAGCGGTCTTATAGACGAAATAGACGAAAATGACAAGGTAAGCTTTGAACTTGAACAAGGTATGAAAGGGCTTAACGCTGTACGAGTTAAGCAGATCTAA
- a CDS encoding GNAT family N-acetyltransferase, which translates to MVKILKTNSSNSDFIELVNELDAYLAISDGDEHEFYDQFNKLDAIEHVIILYENNTPVACGAIKKYSESAVEIKRMYVIPISRNKGYASKILEFLEVWAKELGYRKCILETGHRQKEAIGLYHRNNYNLIPNYSPYEHRENSRCFEKILDS; encoded by the coding sequence ATGGTAAAAATCCTGAAGACCAATTCCAGTAATTCAGATTTCATAGAACTTGTAAATGAACTTGATGCTTATCTGGCAATATCTGATGGAGATGAACACGAATTCTACGACCAGTTTAATAAGTTAGACGCTATCGAGCACGTAATTATTCTTTATGAAAACAATACACCTGTTGCATGTGGTGCAATAAAAAAGTATTCGGAATCTGCAGTTGAAATTAAAAGGATGTACGTAATACCAATTTCCAGGAATAAGGGATATGCCAGTAAAATTCTGGAATTTCTGGAAGTTTGGGCTAAAGAATTAGGATATAGAAAATGTATTCTTGAAACCGGGCATAGACAAAAGGAAGCGATAGGCTTATATCATAGGAATAACTATAATTTAATTCCAAATTACTCTCCATATGAACATAGGGAAAACAGCCGGTGCTTTGAAAAGATTCTGGACAGTTAG
- a CDS encoding nucleoside deaminase yields the protein MKTKDLQKKMMSRALELAREGRDMENGGPFGAVITRGDEIIAESRNEVLSKGDCTQHAELKAIQRACRKLNTRSLQGCVLFTSCEPCMMCLGAAYWADFDYIYFGASAEDAREYGFKYSEMYYDSIAEKRHREFKMIQLCRKEAIEIWS from the coding sequence ATGAAAACAAAAGATTTACAAAAGAAGATGATGAGCAGGGCTTTAGAATTAGCCCGGGAAGGAAGGGATATGGAAAATGGTGGTCCTTTTGGTGCAGTGATTACCAGGGGAGATGAAATTATTGCTGAATCCCGTAATGAAGTTCTTAGTAAAGGAGATTGTACCCAGCATGCTGAATTGAAAGCCATACAGAGAGCTTGCAGAAAATTGAATACCCGTAGTCTACAGGGATGTGTTCTTTTTACCAGTTGCGAACCTTGTATGATGTGTTTAGGAGCTGCTTATTGGGCAGATTTTGATTATATCTACTTTGGGGCTTCAGCTGAAGATGCCAGGGAATATGGTTTTAAGTACAGCGAAATGTATTATGATTCAATAGCCGAAAAAAGACATAGAGAATTTAAGATGATACAATTATGCCGAAAAGAGGCTATTGAAATATGGTCTTAA
- a CDS encoding universal stress protein: MKKVLIGLDYNPNSEKVVREGYELAKKLDAEVCLIHVLADVSYYGVNYPSFMGYEGYNELAVDLNVISELREVARNFMETAAGHLNDPKVSTHMAEGPTSTAILAYAEEWGADMIILGTHSHSVLEKVLMGTTASHILERTKIPVYLLPIKK; the protein is encoded by the coding sequence ATGAAAAAAGTTCTTATTGGCTTAGATTATAATCCAAATTCAGAAAAGGTAGTTAGAGAAGGATATGAACTTGCTAAAAAGCTGGATGCTGAAGTCTGTTTAATTCACGTTTTGGCAGATGTAAGTTATTATGGAGTTAATTATCCTAGTTTTATGGGGTATGAAGGTTATAATGAACTGGCTGTAGATTTGAATGTTATTTCAGAATTAAGAGAGGTAGCTCGAAATTTTATGGAAACAGCCGCAGGACATTTAAATGATCCTAAAGTTTCTACCCATATGGCGGAAGGGCCAACTTCTACCGCTATTCTGGCGTATGCAGAAGAATGGGGAGCAGATATGATCATTCTTGGAACTCATAGCCATTCTGTCTTGGAGAAAGTTCTAATGGGGACAACCGCCAGCCATATCCTTGAAAGGACAAAGATCCCGGTTTATTTATTACCCATTAAAAAATAA
- a CDS encoding winged helix-turn-helix domain-containing protein yields the protein MEIIEINKALSNETRMNILRWLKDPDANFKPHADLGHFNDGVCVQHIRERAGLSQSTISTYLTQMQKASLIIPTRHGKWTYYKRNEKVITEYINALKTTI from the coding sequence ATGGAAATAATTGAAATTAATAAAGCTCTTTCTAATGAAACCAGGATGAATATCCTTAGGTGGTTAAAAGATCCAGATGCTAATTTCAAACCTCATGCAGATCTTGGCCATTTTAATGATGGGGTATGTGTTCAGCATATAAGAGAAAGGGCGGGATTATCCCAATCTACTATTTCAACATATTTAACCCAGATGCAGAAAGCCTCTCTTATAATACCAACCAGACATGGCAAATGGACCTATTATAAAAGGAATGAGAAAGTAATTACAGAATATATAAACGCATTGAAAACAACCATATAA
- a CDS encoding PepSY-like domain-containing protein — MKKISMLITGCFMTGLVSCQENKEDTENSAPEAVQMSFQKKYPGENDPDWKLDDHGYWESQFKQDGEKYRADFNEDGSWIETENDIKEKNLPEAIKKEIKNNYSEYEITEVEHVVSAKYGEFYDVEFKQKGKNKDVMFRGDGTVIDK; from the coding sequence ATGAAAAAGATATCGATGTTAATTACAGGATGTTTCATGACTGGATTAGTAAGCTGCCAGGAGAATAAAGAAGATACTGAAAATTCTGCTCCAGAAGCTGTTCAAATGTCTTTTCAGAAGAAATATCCCGGAGAAAATGATCCCGACTGGAAATTGGATGATCATGGGTACTGGGAATCCCAATTTAAACAAGATGGCGAAAAATATAGAGCTGATTTTAACGAAGATGGTTCCTGGATAGAAACTGAAAATGATATTAAAGAAAAAAATTTGCCTGAAGCGATTAAAAAAGAAATTAAGAACAATTATTCAGAATATGAAATCACAGAAGTTGAGCACGTAGTTAGTGCAAAATATGGAGAGTTTTATGATGTAGAATTTAAGCAAAAAGGTAAGAATAAAGATGTCATGTTTCGTGGAGATGGGACAGTGATTGATAAATAA
- a CDS encoding peptide-methionine (S)-S-oxide reductase yields the protein MNKEVEKIGFGGGCHWCTEAVFQSLKGVEKVDQGYVSTTMKPEKFSEGVLVYFNPDVIGLKKLVEIHLRTHKSTSDHSMRSKYLSAIYVFSHLQYHEVNSKLLEFEINPKNKIITKAYFFGSFKTSREEIKNYYQTDPERPFCTKYIEPKLAILQDQYQKYLK from the coding sequence GTGAACAAGGAAGTAGAAAAAATCGGATTTGGCGGTGGTTGTCATTGGTGTACTGAAGCTGTTTTTCAGTCTTTAAAAGGAGTGGAAAAGGTAGATCAGGGCTATGTTTCAACTACCATGAAACCTGAAAAGTTCTCTGAAGGTGTGTTAGTTTATTTTAATCCTGATGTAATAGGTCTGAAAAAGTTGGTGGAAATACATCTTCGAACCCATAAAAGCACTTCAGATCATAGTATGAGATCTAAATATTTATCTGCGATCTATGTATTTTCACATCTACAATATCATGAAGTGAATTCTAAATTATTAGAATTTGAAATCAATCCTAAAAACAAAATTATTACCAAAGCTTATTTTTTCGGTTCTTTTAAAACGTCCAGAGAGGAAATTAAAAATTATTATCAAACAGATCCTGAAAGACCTTTTTGTACAAAGTATATAGAGCCCAAACTAGCCATTTTACAGGATCAATATCAGAAGTACCTTAAATAG
- a CDS encoding formate/nitrite transporter family protein codes for MEKEEIEQKKVDQELEKSESNDGTKTKTHGEILKEQIIEGCETYDRSKRSILLSSFTAGLEIGFSFLMICSVFFYFEGKVAEETVFKFIALVYPIGFIMVVLGQSILFTEQTSLLTLPVLNGKRSIFSLFGIWGIVIFGNLVGGMLIALTLSWIGPNLGIFDVETIAKVGEHFVDYDIATILVSAMLAGWLMGLLSWLVTSSKETTAEIFIIYIITAIMGFTGLHHSIIGHIEIFAGMLVSPNIDFLTYLKTLVTALIGNALGATIFVALLKYRAFVFNVKIP; via the coding sequence TTGGAAAAAGAAGAAATAGAGCAGAAAAAAGTAGACCAAGAATTAGAAAAATCTGAAAGTAATGATGGTACAAAAACAAAAACCCACGGTGAGATCCTAAAAGAACAAATAATTGAAGGCTGTGAGACCTATGATAGAAGTAAAAGGAGCATTCTTTTGAGTTCCTTTACTGCGGGATTAGAAATAGGTTTTAGTTTTCTAATGATCTGCTCTGTTTTCTTTTATTTTGAAGGAAAGGTCGCCGAAGAAACTGTGTTTAAATTTATAGCCCTGGTTTATCCAATTGGCTTTATAATGGTCGTGCTGGGACAATCTATTTTATTTACAGAGCAAACATCTCTGCTAACCCTCCCAGTATTAAATGGCAAAAGAAGTATTTTTAGTTTATTCGGAATTTGGGGTATAGTAATTTTTGGAAATTTAGTAGGAGGGATGCTCATAGCATTAACCCTATCCTGGATTGGGCCAAATTTAGGTATATTTGATGTTGAGACCATTGCTAAAGTTGGAGAACATTTTGTAGACTATGATATTGCTACCATACTTGTAAGTGCTATGCTTGCCGGTTGGTTAATGGGGTTACTTAGCTGGTTGGTAACTTCTTCAAAAGAGACTACGGCAGAGATCTTTATAATTTATATAATTACTGCGATTATGGGATTTACAGGATTACACCATAGTATTATTGGTCATATAGAAATATTTGCCGGTATGTTGGTTTCACCAAATATTGACTTTCTGACTTATTTAAAAACACTGGTCACCGCTCTAATTGGAAATGCTCTTGGCGCTACTATTTTTGTGGCATTGTTAAAGTACAGAGCTTTTGTTTTCAATGTGAAAATACCTTGA
- a CDS encoding aconitate hydratase has product MSKLNVTQKLIKEHLLEGEMEPGKEIGIKIDQALLQDATGTLVQLELEAMGLKKAQTEVAVQYVDHNLLQTDFKNADDHLFLLSAAQRFGLWYSRPGNGVSHPVHMQRFGKPGKTMIGSDSHTPAAGSLGMLAIGTGGLDVAAAIAGQPYFVKMPKVMGVKLTGNLPDWVSAKDVILEMLRRYDVKGGVGKVIEYYGDGLKHLSAMDRHVIANMGAELGATTTVFPSDEETKRFLKSQDREGDWSELKADDGCEYDFHDEIILDDLIPLIAKPTSPGNVVPVSEVAGKPISQVVVGSSANPGLRDFWIAGAIVKGKSVNNDVSFDINPTSRQMIQNMIDNKAFANLITAGARFHQSGCMGCIGMGQAPASNTISLRTMPRNFPDRSGTADDQVYLCSPETAAASALTGKITDPRDMEKLYDMSYPKFEKPELEIINTEMLVAPLEDGTNVELKKGPNIQSLPHIDPILDNYKVPVLLKMGDNISTDGILKAGAEVLPFRSNLPEISKYSYIVIDDTFYDRAMKAKEEFGGHIVVAKDNYAQGSSREHAALAPKYLGQVAVIANSYARIAWQNLVNFGILPLEFLDISDYDKIEQGDIVKFKDLKKDIENRNNIKVIVEKKSGSNEEFETKHTMSDRQINVLLKGGIINDFKEKLDKKGLKA; this is encoded by the coding sequence ATGTCAAAACTTAATGTAACACAAAAGCTTATTAAAGAACATCTTTTAGAAGGGGAAATGGAACCTGGAAAAGAGATAGGGATAAAAATAGATCAGGCTCTTCTACAGGATGCCACCGGAACTTTGGTTCAACTGGAACTGGAAGCAATGGGTTTAAAGAAAGCACAGACCGAAGTTGCAGTTCAATATGTTGATCATAATCTTCTTCAAACCGATTTTAAAAATGCTGATGATCACTTATTTCTGCTTTCCGCAGCACAACGTTTTGGATTATGGTATAGCAGACCAGGAAATGGTGTAAGCCATCCTGTACATATGCAACGATTTGGAAAACCAGGAAAAACCATGATCGGATCAGATAGTCATACTCCAGCGGCAGGATCGCTAGGTATGCTTGCTATTGGTACCGGAGGCTTGGATGTTGCAGCAGCTATTGCAGGTCAGCCATATTTTGTGAAAATGCCGAAAGTGATGGGAGTGAAACTTACTGGGAATTTACCAGACTGGGTGAGTGCAAAAGATGTTATTCTCGAAATGCTAAGAAGATACGATGTAAAAGGTGGCGTAGGTAAGGTGATAGAATATTATGGAGATGGTCTAAAGCATTTAAGCGCTATGGATAGGCATGTGATCGCCAATATGGGAGCAGAACTTGGAGCCACTACCACTGTTTTTCCAAGTGATGAAGAAACGAAAAGATTTCTCAAATCTCAGGATAGGGAAGGGGACTGGTCTGAACTAAAAGCTGATGATGGTTGTGAATATGATTTCCACGACGAGATAATTCTTGATGACCTTATTCCTTTAATTGCAAAACCAACGAGTCCAGGAAATGTGGTGCCGGTTAGTGAAGTAGCAGGTAAACCAATTAGTCAGGTGGTTGTTGGCTCTTCAGCAAATCCGGGTTTACGGGATTTTTGGATTGCCGGTGCAATCGTAAAAGGTAAATCAGTAAATAATGATGTTTCTTTTGACATTAATCCTACTTCCAGACAAATGATTCAGAATATGATAGATAATAAAGCTTTTGCGAATTTAATTACAGCAGGAGCCAGATTTCATCAGTCAGGTTGTATGGGGTGTATTGGTATGGGACAGGCACCAGCTTCTAATACCATAAGTTTGAGAACCATGCCAAGAAACTTCCCAGACAGATCTGGAACTGCAGATGATCAGGTGTACTTGTGCAGTCCGGAAACTGCTGCAGCCTCGGCTTTAACTGGTAAAATTACTGATCCCAGAGATATGGAAAAGCTTTATGATATGAGTTATCCTAAGTTTGAAAAACCTGAATTAGAAATTATTAATACCGAAATGCTGGTAGCTCCATTAGAGGATGGAACGAATGTGGAGTTAAAGAAGGGGCCAAATATTCAATCATTACCCCATATAGATCCAATTCTGGACAATTATAAAGTTCCGGTTCTATTAAAAATGGGAGATAATATTTCGACTGATGGTATTTTAAAGGCTGGAGCAGAAGTTTTACCATTCCGAAGTAATTTACCGGAGATTAGTAAATATTCCTATATAGTAATTGATGATACTTTTTATGATAGAGCGATGAAGGCTAAAGAGGAATTTGGAGGCCATATTGTAGTCGCTAAAGATAATTATGCTCAAGGATCGAGTAGGGAACATGCGGCATTAGCTCCAAAATATTTAGGACAGGTTGCTGTTATCGCTAATTCATATGCGAGAATCGCGTGGCAGAATCTGGTAAATTTTGGTATTTTACCCCTGGAGTTTTTAGATATTTCAGACTATGATAAAATTGAACAGGGAGATATTGTAAAATTCAAAGATCTTAAGAAGGATATTGAAAACCGAAACAATATAAAAGTCATAGTAGAAAAGAAATCTGGTAGTAATGAAGAGTTTGAGACGAAACATACGATGAGTGATCGCCAGATAAATGTTCTGCTAAAAGGAGGAATTATAAATGATTTTAAAGAAAAATTAGATAAAAAAGGATTGAAAGCTTGA
- a CDS encoding cold-shock protein yields the protein MQEGKVKFFNNTKGFGFIKADDSNEDIFVHSSGLIDEIREDDRVQFEVEQGKKGLNAVNVEVID from the coding sequence ATGCAAGAAGGTAAAGTAAAGTTTTTCAATAACACCAAAGGATTTGGTTTTATTAAAGCTGACGATTCAAACGAAGACATCTTCGTACACTCATCTGGTCTTATCGACGAAATTCGCGAAGACGATAGAGTACAGTTCGAGGTTGAGCAAGGCAAAAAAGGTCTTAACGCTGTAAACGTTGAAGTAATTGACTAA
- a CDS encoding cold-shock protein, with translation MQEGKVKFFNTTKGFGFIQAEGSNEDIFVHSSGLIDDIREDDKVQFETEQGKKGLNAINVELID, from the coding sequence ATGCAAGAAGGTAAAGTAAAGTTTTTCAATACTACCAAAGGATTTGGTTTTATTCAAGCTGAAGGATCAAACGAAGACATCTTTGTACACTCAAGTGGACTTATTGATGATATTCGTGAAGATGATAAAGTTCAGTTCGAAACTGAACAGGGAAAAAAAGGATTAAACGCAATTAATGTTGAGCTAATTGACTAA
- a CDS encoding acyl-CoA desaturase, whose product MLLVFITPLVIINTGMISSIWLVFTLYIISGFGMAGIGMGVMHDAIHNSYSRNQKVNQYLGYTLNLIGANASIWKIQHNVLHHTYTNIEEADDDINPPFFLRFTPHTKRYGIHKFQHIYSWFFYGLSTVSWVTAKDFVRMTRFKKMGFFKSGKAFNKELAKVISWKVLSFSFVLVLPIIMAPVSWWIIVLAFISMHFVTGLMITTVFQLAHIVPTTEYPLPNEEGVVEGDWASHQLFTTSNFSPKSRLFSWFIGGLNYQIEHHLLPNICHVHYRKISHIVAETAREYGLPYHNKHNFASAVGEHFKMLRQLGKVDSLSAG is encoded by the coding sequence ATGTTATTGGTTTTCATTACTCCATTAGTGATCATTAATACAGGAATGATCTCAAGTATTTGGTTGGTCTTCACTTTATACATAATCAGTGGTTTTGGAATGGCAGGGATAGGAATGGGAGTTATGCATGATGCCATTCATAATTCATATTCCAGAAATCAGAAAGTAAATCAATACCTAGGATATACCTTAAATCTTATTGGAGCAAATGCAAGTATCTGGAAAATACAGCATAACGTATTACACCATACGTATACGAATATAGAGGAAGCAGATGATGATATTAATCCTCCTTTTTTCTTAAGATTTACTCCACACACCAAAAGATACGGCATTCATAAATTTCAGCATATCTACTCATGGTTTTTCTATGGACTTTCAACAGTTTCCTGGGTGACCGCAAAAGATTTTGTTAGAATGACCCGCTTTAAAAAAATGGGATTCTTTAAAAGTGGGAAAGCTTTTAATAAGGAACTTGCTAAGGTTATTTCATGGAAGGTACTTTCTTTTAGCTTTGTGCTGGTTTTACCCATTATTATGGCTCCCGTTTCGTGGTGGATCATTGTACTGGCATTTATTAGTATGCACTTTGTAACCGGTTTAATGATTACAACGGTATTTCAACTGGCACATATCGTACCTACAACAGAATATCCTTTGCCTAATGAAGAAGGAGTTGTTGAGGGGGACTGGGCAAGCCATCAACTTTTTACAACAAGTAATTTCTCACCAAAAAGCAGGCTATTTTCCTGGTTTATTGGTGGATTGAACTATCAAATAGAACACCATTTATTACCAAATATCTGCCATGTTCATTATAGGAAAATATCACATATAGTAGCGGAAACTGCAAGAGAATACGGTTTACCCTACCATAATAAGCATAATTTTGCATCAGCTGTTGGAGAACATTTTAAAATGCTTCGGCAACTAGGAAAGGTAGATAGCTTAAGTGCAGGATAA
- a CDS encoding NADP-dependent oxidoreductase: MTIQNSQWYYIKRPEAQIGKENYKLRTESLDSSKMQAGEILIKSKYISVDPYMRIHQSIHDTWEKPQALNTLQGGGVVGEVIESSSAKFKSGDFVNAYSGWQEYAIINESDARLLYPEKAPISTSLGVLGMPARVAYFGLLEAGKLKSSDTVVVSGAAGAVGSIVVQIAKIKGCRVVGTAGTQEKLDYLKNEIGIDAAINYKENNSLNAMTKALQNACPDGIDVYYDNVGGNITDAVFNLINKKARILICGQISQYNHGLDEPGMGPRFLHKMLYTRATIQGILSRDYKERMPEMLDEMSPWVNSGELKYEETIINGFENLPTALSGLFDGINKGKLLVQVY; the protein is encoded by the coding sequence ATGACGATACAAAATAGCCAGTGGTACTACATAAAAAGACCTGAAGCCCAGATTGGTAAGGAGAACTATAAACTTAGAACAGAGTCTCTTGACAGTTCAAAGATGCAAGCCGGAGAAATACTTATAAAATCGAAATATATAAGCGTAGATCCTTACATGAGAATTCACCAGTCCATTCATGATACCTGGGAAAAACCACAGGCATTAAATACCCTCCAGGGCGGTGGAGTAGTAGGGGAGGTAATTGAATCTTCATCAGCAAAATTCAAGTCCGGCGATTTTGTAAACGCTTATAGCGGTTGGCAGGAATATGCTATAATAAATGAGAGCGATGCTAGATTACTATATCCTGAAAAAGCACCTATATCAACATCGCTTGGAGTACTGGGTATGCCCGCACGTGTTGCATATTTTGGACTACTTGAAGCTGGAAAGCTAAAATCATCAGATACAGTGGTTGTAAGTGGAGCGGCAGGAGCTGTTGGCTCAATTGTTGTCCAAATCGCAAAAATAAAAGGTTGCAGGGTTGTTGGTACAGCAGGCACTCAGGAAAAGCTGGATTATCTTAAAAATGAAATTGGAATTGACGCTGCTATAAATTATAAAGAAAATAATAGCCTGAATGCCATGACAAAGGCACTTCAAAATGCATGTCCAGATGGTATAGACGTTTATTATGATAATGTAGGAGGAAATATCACAGACGCTGTTTTTAACCTCATAAATAAAAAAGCGAGAATCCTTATTTGCGGACAAATATCTCAATACAATCATGGTTTGGATGAGCCAGGAATGGGCCCAAGATTTCTTCACAAGATGCTATATACCCGGGCAACTATACAGGGAATTCTCTCAAGGGATTATAAAGAAAGAATGCCGGAAATGTTGGATGAAATGTCGCCATGGGTAAACTCTGGAGAATTAAAATATGAAGAAACTATTATTAATGGTTTTGAAAATTTACCGACAGCATTAAGCGGGCTTTTTGATGGGATTAATAAAGGTAAATTACTGGTTCAGGTTTACTAG